TGAGACAAGAAAACAGGTCTATATATTCGCAATCACTAGCAGAAGAGAAGAAATAGAAGTAACTATAGATGAAGATGGGGAGAGGACTTACCTATGACCAAAGAACAGCTTAGACAGATGAGTCGGAAGGAGATTAGAGACTACCTTAGAAAACATCCATCTGATAATGAGGCTTGGGATATCTTTTTTGAGAAGGTAGAGGTTGCACCTAAACGAAAAATTAATTCTGATGAAGACTTAATTAAAATTATCACAGAAAAAAGCGAATAAAATTATGTCAATTTTCCTCTGGTTTAGCGGCGCGATCGCGCTTCATCTTCTCAGTTAGGATAAGGAAAGAACTAGAAGCCTTAAATATCAAATTGACCTAGATGATCGGCACTATGAACATTGCCCAAATTACCACCGATGGCACTCATCAAATTGTGATCTTACCTGAAGACTTTCAACTAGGGGGGACTGAGGTTTACATTAAAAAAATGGGTAACGCGATCGTTCTGATTGCCAAAGATAACCCCTGGCAATCTCTGTTTGATAGCTTAGAACAATTCTCTGACGATTTCATGACCACTAGAGATCAGCCTTCCCTTGATGTTCGAGAGAGTTTCTAGATGCAATACCTGCTTGATACCAACATTTGCATTTATCTGATTAAGCAAAAACCTCAAAAGGTATTGGCAAAATTCAAAACCCTTGCCCTATCAGATATAGGGATTTCTTCTATCACTGTAGCAGAACTAGAGTATGGCGTTTGTAAAAGCCAACAATAAGAGAAAAACCATGATGCGTTGATGCAGTTTCTGATCCCTTTAGAAATTGTTGAGTTTGATCAAGCTGCTGCCACTGTTTATGGTTTAATTAGAAGTGATTTAGAAAATAGAGGACTGGTAATCGGGGCAATGGATATGCTGATTGCTGCCCATGCTTTAAGCCTTAGCGTTACGTTAGTAAGCAATAATGTGCGAGAGTTCTCACGCATTGCTAATCTATCCCTAGAAAACTGGGCGGAATGAACTATAGCAAACTCAACTTTAGGAAGCCATCAGAGATCGAATCTTGAAAGCAGCTTCAGAGAGAATCATAGCAGCCTGATCAATTTCTTCCTCAGTTGTAAACTTACCAATCCCGATTCGTAAAGCCCCTTCAATCAATTCCTCTGGTAAGTTTATTGCCCGTAGTACATGGGAAGGAGTTTCTACCCCTGATGAACAAGCAGCACCTGTGGAAATAGCTAGCTTATCATGTATTCTAGCGATAACGGCACTATTGGGAATTTCAGGAATAGAGATATGTAAGTTCCCTGCAAGACGAGAATCTGTATCTCCATTAATCACTAAACTAGGAATGTTGTCTAGCAGTAGCTTCTGAAGTCGATCGCGCTTAGCAGCAATAGTCTTTTCATCTTCTTCCATCTCTAGCTGTCGCAAACGCCAGACTTCTCCCAAAGCCAACAATTTCAGCAATACCGATACTAAATCATATAGTGATCCCACTTGAGATCGGGAAACAGGATCGTTCTACAGCATGGCTTAGACACAGCATAGCGTTCCACTTTCATTTAGGATTGCTATAGTTGAGATTTTTATTAACAAAATTTTATATAGAGTTATTTTGATCAAGCCACGACTTAAATTTAATTAAATCACCTCTACCTAAGTGAGTATAAAGCATAAACTCTGGAATAACAGGATGATTTTTTAGTAAACGTTTAACTTCTTTTTTATATTTTCTTTGAACTGAGTTATAGATAAAATTATGAGCTTTTTTGTACATTTTATAACGATATTTTAAATACATAGACTGTGCTTGCCAATTAATTCGGTTATTACTATATTCTGTATCGTTCAAAGCCTTTCTTCCGATTTTTTGCAATACTGGTTCTAAAAGATCATCGAAATATGCAGTTCTAATAGTATGTGATATGAGATTCATCCAGCTTTCATGAATTCCATTATTTACTGCTTGAGAAAGATTATTAAGGATACGAAAATAAAGCATAAATCCTTTTGTTATTGAAATTGGTAGAAATGTTGAAAGAACTGAGAGAGTACCTTTTTCAAAAAATGCTTGGGCGATTGTATTTGAATTGCCATAGATTGGTGTTCCCCAACAACAAGAAAGAATAACCAAAGGAATTGATGGCAAGTTATTAATGATTTCACTTCCAGTAACTTTCTCATCTCCCATCCATATATAGCTTCCTTCCTCTTGAGAATCA
This DNA window, taken from Cyanobacteria bacterium GSL.Bin1, encodes the following:
- a CDS encoding AbrB/MazE/SpoVT family DNA-binding domain-containing protein, which codes for MNIAQITTDGTHQIVILPEDFQLGGTEVYIKKMGNAIVLIAKDNPWQSLFDSLEQFSDDFMTTRDQPSLDVRESF
- a CDS encoding aminotransferase class V-fold PLP-dependent enzyme translates to MEEDEKTIAAKRDRLQKLLLDNIPSLVINGDTDSRLAGNLHISIPEIPNSAVIARIHDKLAISTGAACSSGVETPSHVLRAINLPEELIEGALRIGIGKFTTEEEIDQAAMILSEAAFKIRSLMAS